The Candidatus Neomarinimicrobiota bacterium genome includes a window with the following:
- a CDS encoding sodium:proton exchanger — translation MNDPAFTIALALALGMIAQSAARHIKIPGIVLLLAGGVLAGPDGLNMIRPETLGEALPIIVGFAVAIILFEGGMNLRFDRLKREGKTIKSLISVGAIITAIGGTLSAKLFLGWDWSTSVLFGLLVIVTGPTVINPLLRRIKLRQSVATLLEAEGILLDAIGAIIAVVALEVVLSPSGFTFLASPFIILGRLFVGGLIGIIGGFIIAWLLGIRNLVPEGLENVFTLSLVFALFQISNVLSHESGIVAVTIAGMVVGNRKTLVTRELMEFKEQMTVMLIGMLFVLLAADVRMFDVYSLGMGGLYTVLALVFIVRPLNIIFGTINSDLTIKQKALLAWIAPRGIVAAAVASYFAIELEKNGVDGSQLRAMIFLLIAVTVLSAGLTGGLAAQLLGLKRKSENGWIILGANAVARALARLLQSENEEIVLIDENPSLCRLAEKENLRVIYGNGMEESVLLRAAVDLRKGAIGLSENEEVNMLFANRAKEVGKVSRIYVGLKRDDEGITSEMVNEIGGRIPFARAMDLEKWAVWVRKEQTEKIKLTCNSEVEIAADKYFGKSAVGLLIPLISQHQKSVVPVGHNTILKKGDIVTCLVLKQKTEQFNDWMLKSPFTKKAN, via the coding sequence ATGAATGATCCTGCTTTTACCATTGCTTTAGCCTTAGCCCTCGGGATGATTGCTCAATCGGCCGCCCGCCATATTAAAATTCCGGGTATTGTATTGTTGCTTGCCGGCGGTGTTCTAGCCGGTCCCGATGGTCTAAATATGATTCGTCCAGAAACACTCGGTGAAGCGTTACCGATTATTGTGGGATTTGCTGTAGCTATCATTTTGTTTGAAGGTGGCATGAATCTCCGTTTTGATCGTTTGAAACGTGAAGGGAAAACTATAAAGTCACTCATATCTGTGGGTGCAATTATTACAGCAATTGGCGGCACTCTATCGGCAAAATTATTTTTAGGATGGGATTGGAGTACCTCTGTTTTATTTGGATTGCTGGTGATAGTTACAGGGCCTACCGTAATTAATCCTCTGTTGCGACGGATAAAATTGCGTCAATCTGTGGCAACATTGTTAGAAGCGGAAGGCATCCTTTTAGATGCTATCGGCGCCATCATTGCAGTGGTTGCTTTAGAAGTAGTCTTAAGTCCATCTGGATTCACATTCTTAGCAAGTCCCTTCATTATCTTAGGGCGTCTATTTGTTGGTGGACTTATTGGAATAATTGGTGGTTTCATTATTGCCTGGCTTTTGGGGATTCGAAATCTTGTGCCTGAAGGGTTAGAAAATGTATTTACACTTTCACTAGTTTTTGCCCTATTTCAAATTTCAAATGTATTGAGCCATGAAAGTGGTATTGTTGCTGTAACCATTGCAGGAATGGTAGTGGGCAATCGTAAAACACTTGTCACCCGAGAATTGATGGAATTCAAAGAACAGATGACCGTCATGCTGATTGGGATGTTATTTGTATTACTCGCAGCGGATGTTCGGATGTTCGATGTGTACTCATTGGGCATGGGTGGACTATATACTGTATTGGCATTGGTCTTTATTGTAAGGCCATTAAATATCATTTTTGGAACAATTAATTCTGATTTAACAATCAAACAAAAAGCACTTTTGGCATGGATTGCTCCCAGAGGAATTGTGGCAGCTGCCGTGGCATCTTATTTTGCAATTGAACTTGAAAAGAATGGAGTGGATGGTTCCCAATTAAGGGCGATGATATTTTTACTAATTGCAGTAACTGTACTTTCTGCTGGATTGACCGGTGGCTTGGCTGCTCAATTATTAGGATTAAAAAGAAAAAGTGAAAATGGATGGATTATTTTGGGGGCCAATGCGGTTGCTCGTGCATTGGCCAGGTTGCTTCAATCGGAAAATGAAGAAATTGTATTAATTGATGAAAACCCCAGCCTGTGTCGTTTGGCCGAAAAAGAAAATTTAAGAGTCATTTATGGTAATGGGATGGAAGAAAGTGTACTCTTAAGAGCCGCTGTTGATCTTCGGAAAGGAGCTATTGGTTTATCTGAGAATGAAGAAGTTAATATGCTGTTTGCCAATCGAGCCAAAGAAGTGGGAAAAGTCTCTAGGATTTATGTGGGTCTAAAAAGGGATGATGAAGGAATTACATCAGAAATGGTTAATGAAATTGGGGGAAGAATACCATTTGCCCGTGCAATGGATTTGGAAAAATGGGCCGTATGGGTACGGAAAGAACAAACTGAAAAAATAAAATTAACATGCAATTCCGAAGTCGAAATAGCAGCAGATAAATATTTTGGTAAATCAGCAGTAGGATTACTGATTCCATTAATTTCCCAACACCAAAAGTCAGTAGTTCCTGTCGGCCATAATACAATCCTTAAAAAAGGCGATATAGTCACCTGCCTTGTGCTTAAACAAAAAACAGAACAGTTTAATGATTGGATGTTAAAAAGCCCTTTTACAAAAAAGGCGAATTAG
- a CDS encoding vitamin K epoxide reductase family protein has translation MNATLYYFSALLAFVSGAFSLYFYWVYRGWISNQQWWVPRFCELDSGKCTSIVDSKYGRIIGASNALVGAIFMMGYTFALLGVPLDLVDKSIPLYMGFFFIIIGLYLIYGLFRLKVACPICLTVHVLNVLIIFLQIV, from the coding sequence TTGAACGCAACGCTTTATTATTTCAGCGCCCTGTTGGCATTTGTCAGCGGGGCGTTTTCTTTATATTTCTATTGGGTGTACCGTGGATGGATTTCTAATCAACAATGGTGGGTTCCTCGTTTTTGTGAATTGGATTCAGGGAAATGTACATCCATTGTAGATTCTAAATATGGTCGAATAATTGGTGCCTCGAATGCGTTGGTGGGTGCGATTTTTATGATGGGATATACTTTTGCACTATTAGGTGTCCCATTAGATTTGGTAGATAAAAGTATACCATTATATATGGGGTTCTTTTTCATCATTATTGGATTGTATTTAATTTATGGTTTATTCCGATTGAAAGTCGCCTGCCCGATTTGTCTCACGGTTCATGTTTTGAATGTGCTTATTATTTTCCTTCAAATCGTTTAA
- a CDS encoding M1 family metallopeptidase has product MRRILISRIFISIFFISIISAQESDYFQQVVDYDIEVTLNDKDHTLSAYEKLNYLNNSPDTLSFIWFHIWPNAYKNDSTAFAKQKGSESKFARADSAKRGFIDSLDFSVDGKKVNWESHPEWIDVVKIKLNTPLNPGESVQIETPFFVKIPNQFSRLGHTGQHYEITQWYPKPAVYDHKGWHPMPYLNMGEFYSEFGSFDVKITLPKDYRIMATGDMINGEAEYKWLDSLTTVTDSIHSLPEEDFEKWTTSKIEGEMKEEKSDTLNVGMKTLHFHQEKVHDFAWFADKKWLVQKGELSLTDSTHAVTLWSFYLPKNAEQWRNSIEYLHDSGYWYSRYYGDYPYNHITAVDGDMSAGGGMEYPNITVIASMPSKHMLEMVIMHEVGHNWFYGILGSNERYHTWMDEGFNEYTCIRYWQDKYADQNERFVISELVQDKLGIAKNLKFSFFEYFSYAMSAKSPDAQPLNLKADEYKGGNYGLNYNKTSVFTRFLQHYLGEEKMDEIMQNYYETWKFRHPYPEDVRVIFEKHTDKDLSWYFDGVFNTTDYLDFSIQKKRNRFIISNNGNLKTPVEVVFFGNNHKVLERRWIEGFEWRTTFDGPNGTWYAIIDPDEHMPDVNRTNNSTRKEVHFNWIWDQPTFYDHDINYAPWLFSYNYFNGWTPGLILYKGFIFGYDKISTIRPMLDMKNGKLVGKFSINKKYDPNEIFKKSGLKLKASQFEGRTGVEIDFNGSFGKNESKSKISAVINFAQLDSNAFDSDIYTFGNHGTASIKYSLSRKLDGILKQSNFDIGVQAGEGFSSAWTEVNLKLKFSKKHGTDIRFWAGSFLNDKNVPNQYRTYLSGGVDPNFTSVVFDRTGQSGITVLNRQYIQHGPALRGLVKDNSVHVNRNNHIYGLTHSSTGFSWGVNISPNIPLFIDIAGGDDYMDTFTAVGLKFGPIILPLYQSWESDQKTAKDWNWVKDRMRITFSLEGLNIPFPF; this is encoded by the coding sequence ATGCGACGGATACTTATTTCCAGGATATTCATATCCATATTTTTCATTTCAATTATATCAGCCCAAGAATCTGACTATTTTCAGCAGGTCGTGGATTATGACATTGAGGTAACCCTCAATGATAAAGATCATACTTTATCCGCTTATGAAAAGTTGAATTATTTAAATAATTCTCCTGACACTTTATCTTTTATCTGGTTTCACATTTGGCCCAATGCTTATAAAAATGATTCAACTGCCTTTGCGAAACAGAAAGGAAGCGAGTCAAAATTTGCCCGAGCAGATTCTGCCAAAAGGGGATTTATAGACAGTCTGGACTTTTCCGTTGATGGAAAAAAAGTCAATTGGGAATCCCATCCCGAATGGATTGATGTGGTGAAAATAAAACTGAATACACCCTTAAATCCTGGTGAATCCGTCCAAATTGAAACACCTTTTTTTGTAAAAATTCCGAATCAATTTTCTCGATTGGGTCATACTGGCCAGCATTATGAAATAACACAATGGTATCCGAAACCGGCAGTGTATGACCACAAGGGATGGCACCCAATGCCCTATTTAAATATGGGAGAATTTTATAGTGAGTTTGGTTCCTTTGATGTAAAAATCACATTGCCAAAAGATTATCGAATCATGGCCACAGGGGATATGATTAATGGTGAAGCAGAATATAAATGGTTGGATTCATTAACAACTGTTACCGATTCGATACATAGTTTACCAGAGGAAGATTTTGAGAAATGGACTACATCTAAAATTGAAGGGGAGATGAAAGAAGAGAAGTCCGATACGTTAAATGTTGGAATGAAGACACTCCATTTTCACCAAGAGAAAGTTCATGATTTTGCATGGTTTGCCGATAAGAAGTGGCTCGTCCAAAAAGGAGAATTGTCATTAACTGATTCAACGCATGCAGTAACTCTTTGGTCTTTTTATCTTCCAAAAAATGCTGAACAGTGGCGGAACTCAATCGAGTATCTCCATGACTCGGGCTATTGGTACAGTCGCTATTATGGTGACTATCCTTATAATCACATCACCGCTGTGGATGGCGATATGTCTGCTGGCGGTGGAATGGAATATCCAAATATTACTGTTATCGCATCCATGCCCAGCAAACACATGTTAGAAATGGTCATCATGCACGAAGTGGGACACAATTGGTTTTATGGCATCCTCGGGAGTAATGAACGGTATCACACTTGGATGGATGAAGGATTTAATGAATATACTTGTATCCGATATTGGCAGGATAAATATGCCGATCAGAATGAACGCTTTGTCATTAGTGAATTGGTCCAAGATAAATTGGGAATTGCGAAGAATTTAAAATTTAGTTTTTTCGAATATTTCTCTTATGCCATGTCAGCAAAAAGTCCTGATGCACAACCACTGAACCTCAAAGCAGATGAATATAAAGGAGGCAATTATGGATTGAATTATAACAAGACCTCCGTTTTTACCCGTTTTCTTCAGCATTATTTGGGTGAGGAAAAAATGGATGAAATTATGCAGAACTATTATGAAACTTGGAAATTCAGACATCCCTATCCTGAAGATGTTCGTGTTATTTTTGAAAAGCATACGGATAAAGATTTAAGTTGGTATTTTGATGGTGTTTTCAATACAACCGATTACCTTGACTTTTCAATCCAGAAAAAGAGAAATCGCTTTATAATCTCTAATAATGGTAATTTGAAAACACCAGTAGAAGTTGTCTTTTTCGGCAATAATCACAAAGTATTGGAACGGCGCTGGATAGAGGGATTTGAGTGGCGTACAACCTTCGATGGCCCAAATGGAACATGGTATGCCATCATTGATCCAGATGAACATATGCCCGATGTGAATCGCACCAATAATTCTACTCGGAAGGAAGTTCATTTTAACTGGATATGGGATCAGCCAACTTTTTATGATCATGATATAAATTATGCGCCATGGTTGTTCAGTTATAATTATTTTAATGGATGGACGCCGGGATTGATACTTTATAAAGGATTCATTTTTGGATATGATAAAATCTCCACCATTCGACCCATGTTGGATATGAAAAATGGTAAGTTGGTGGGAAAGTTTTCTATTAATAAAAAATATGACCCTAACGAAATATTTAAGAAATCAGGATTGAAATTAAAAGCTTCCCAGTTTGAAGGTCGTACAGGGGTTGAAATAGATTTTAATGGGTCTTTTGGAAAGAACGAATCGAAAAGTAAAATTTCGGCCGTTATTAATTTTGCACAATTGGACAGCAATGCATTTGATTCGGACATTTATACGTTTGGAAATCATGGCACAGCATCAATCAAATATAGTTTATCCAGGAAATTGGATGGTATCCTGAAACAGTCCAACTTCGACATTGGTGTTCAAGCAGGAGAAGGGTTCTCTTCTGCCTGGACAGAAGTCAACTTGAAATTAAAATTCTCAAAAAAGCATGGTACGGATATCCGATTTTGGGCCGGATCATTCTTGAATGATAAAAATGTACCCAACCAATATCGTACCTATTTGAGTGGTGGTGTAGACCCGAATTTTACATCGGTGGTTTTTGATCGAACCGGTCAGTCGGGTATAACTGTTTTAAATAGACAATATATCCAACATGGTCCTGCTTTAAGAGGATTGGTCAAGGATAATTCAGTCCATGTTAATAGAAACAATCATATTTATGGTTTAACGCATTCTTCAACCGGATTTTCGTGGGGTGTGAATATTTCTCCAAATATCCCTCTTTTTATTGACATTGCAGGGGGCGATGATTACATGGACACATTTACAGCAGTTGGACTCAAATTTGGTCCAATCATATTACCACTATACCAAAGTTGGGAATCAGATCAAAAAACCGCCAAAGATTGGAATTGGGTAAAAGATCGTATGCGCATAACCTTTAGTTTAGAAGGATTAAATATTCCATTCCCATTCTAA